The DNA segment CACTTATTTGATTGTAGGCAACCATCATAGGGTTGTCTTACGTCAATATGTCCAACAATTTAATCATCCCTTTTAATCCAATTTGAAAATAGCACCTATTCTTAACTGAATTATACTAAAGCATATTTGGGTCACTTTTCTAAAGCACATGTCTGGTTTCCAAAAGTGGACACAATTCTAGAATTATGCAATTGGAGTATGTGCATCTAGGGCATCCTGAAGATATGTGCATTCTGAAAATGAACACGTATTCCTATTTCTTCTCCCTCTTCTCCCTCTTccctatatttattatttatcatatcttTACATCACCTAGGTACCATATCAAAACCATACAACAAGCTGGCCCTTGATCAGCATCCATCTGACCCTGATCAATGGACTTCAGAAACAATGGCATGCACCCTACATTTAACTTCCAAGTCCTCTGGACCAATTTGACATAACTATGGTAGCACACTTTTTGGGTCACCCTTTGTATTAGTTCAAAGGAACATTACAACCTGAGCTGTCCATTGATGCCAAAAAGCTGTAATGTGGGTAATACATGCTTTGCTCATATACAATAATTGTTTTTAGCAATGGATACAAAATGGATGTCTATCTAAGGCATCCAAAAGCTAAGATTTTATCTACAACCAGAAGAGTACAACCCCTAAAGTTGAATGGATACAAAATGCCCATGATTGTCCCTTAATAATAACCCCTAACCCACAACCGGCTCCGATTTCCCAAAAAGCAACCTTCCCAGGAAGTGTTTCTAGGAGGAATAACAAACTTATCTCTCAACTTATCCCCTTCATCACccacatagttttaaaaggtgcaAGGCGCACCTAAGATGCAAAGTTTCCTATAGCTTAAGCACAAGGCGCAACACAAGGTGTGCGTCTAAGTGAAGTGAAATGTGACCTAGAATACacatcaattttataaaatatgattcaaaatctaatctgatcaataaaaaatttaaaattcgaaacatttaaaagaagcattcaataaaaaagtaatgaaattatatacaTTTCagtatataattagaaatttaaaaaataaaagtgtttaCAAAGGAAGAGTAAAGCTGACAAGGCACACTTTTTCAATAAGGCACATATCTTGGCAAGCAAGCGCTATAACTTGGGAGTGGTGGCGCCTTGAGCCTAGGCGCACTTAAAGCacgccttttaaaactatgatcaCCCATTAGACAGATGGTTAGACCAGGCAgctcttgctttttttttttgataggtagacCAAGCAGCTCTTGCTATTAAATTTTGAGTGACAACTGCTTGTGTAACTGACACCATTTGCCCTTTGTACCAAATTTTAGATTGACCATCGGGTGGTACTATACTCCTTTCCAATTATTTTCCCTCCCATATTTCATTTGAGTCATTCTGGAATTTAGCAATATTCTATCCCAATGGAATTTCTAGGAACAACATTTTTCTGTCAAAATTTGAATACATCCAAATTATCACCTTTTTGAATTCTAATTGTAGTCCAATCAATTTAACCGCAGTAATTGATTTTCCAAGAAATTTTCTTATGTGCATTCAACTACTAGCAAttcaagaaaacatttttttttttttggataggtaaatcacaattaaaaaaacaaattaaacgAAGGGGCAAGCaagattaaaaaacaattgtcttttagattgcaaagaaaataccaaagaaGCTTACGGTTACAACTTTAGTTTTCCTGGAGTGGCATCCATGCAATATAATGACCATGCAATTGTATATGCTACTGCTGGTACTTTAGAAATGGTATTGCTAACAAAGTCAGACCACTAGGTAAAGAAGACCTGCTTTGATTTGTTATATAGATAGATGGAtacaaagagagagagacagagagagagagagcgagagagagttTGGCCTTTTCTGAGAGCAGCAAAAAGAGGTTGAGTTAATTTGTACTTCAGTTAATTGCATATTCAATAGGGGATCATTGGCTCCAACTATGTGCCCACCCCCTCCATCTGTATCCTTATGTATGTGTCTGAGAATTTTATGGGTCTGTCattctttccaaaatttttatgTGCTGAGGAGTTCTTCTTTCTTGTAACATGATCAATCTTGTTATTTGTACCAAAGATATTCAGGAATGTCTTTGAGAATTTTATGAGTAGAGGATTCATCATCCTCTCCAAAATTTTTGTCTTCTGGAGTTAATCTGTATCTAACATCACCAATACTTTTACccttctttaaaatttttaggaaaacaaagtgaaaatcTGGCTGCTCCGGTTGACACCctaaaagcatataaaaaaggcatagttttttattcttcgtGAGAGGTATATAAATGCATAGCTGCTGAACAAGAAAAATGAGTTCTAATTCACTTACTTCATCACAACTAGTTTGAAGTGCAGCAAGAcgatttttttttgcttcaattTTAGCAGCATTTTCAACTGATTGTTCCTGAAGAGAAATCAACTCTTCCAACTTTAGCATAGAGCATTTTATTTATGTCATCAGCAAAGGAGTCAAGTGCAGGCTTAAGCGTTGATTTGTAATCAATTCCCAAAACCTCAGCAGGCAAAGACCCTTTGGCATTCAAAACATACTGCAAACCATTTCCTAACTTTAACCTGGAAACCATCCAAGAGAAAATACTTCAATCACACAATAGATTGTAGTTTAATAGGTTGAAAGAGTTGCATGAGGTGGCATGCTAATTTTTCAATTCAAAGATGCTCCTGAAAATTAAGTATTTAGTGTTGTCTCTTCATGGCTATTAGTTTACTTCAAAAAGTTAAATAGAACATGGTCCCAAGGGAAACAATAGGCTCCTAAGGCAGGGCTCAGGAGGCAAAGGGTTGGGTGGGAATGGGAAGGTTCCAAGTTGAAATTCATCtaccgagagagagagagagagagagagagagagaggggaggGGGGAAGAGGGGAGGCTACCTCAAAAAAAGAGGTTGCCAAGGGCAACTGTATCACCTATCTctttctaaataaattattagaaaacTTGTGAGGATGGAAGTGTTAaatggaggtttttttttttaaagccaaATCGAGAATGAACATTAACTAACcttaaaaacctttttatttttcttactttgACAAAGCTCCAGAATGGTTAGCAGTTTGAGAGTAACACTTAGCTCAAAAGGTTAAAGAAGATGAACAAACATGAAATCATAAACCAATACAAAAGATGTAATGCACCCAAAAGATAAATGCACGTAAGGCAAATTACAACTCAGAAACTACCCATTGTTGGTGTTGAATCACAACCCAAGTAAACAAATGAAGTTTGAGTTGGCTACGTGGAAATAATGCATGTGACTCAAGAAGACATAAGCCATTGAATGATTCAGCAACTACATTCACCTGGTCTGAATTTTTGTCgactgaaattttatttttttgttaggtAAATTTTTTTGTCCCTATTGGGATTTGAACCTGAAACTTCCACAAACCCTCCCAAACCTTTACCtcttgagccaggcctcaagggcatgTTCACCGGAATAATTTAAGCAGAGAACAGCAGCTGGATCCTTCTTAGGAATCATCAACTAGTCATGCTGTAACTACAGAGCCAGATCCTATGTTCTCACTGAAGTTATACTAAAATGTTGTATATGTTAATGTATTTGCTAAGAACAGGAAAATATTTCATATCACCcataaatgacaaaaaaaatcttGTAATCTAATTCATGGAGGTAGATAACCTAATGTTGATAAGAATCACAGTAGACTTCAATGGAATAGAGAAAATTAATTCCAAGCAACACCAAACCTAAGAAAGAACACGATTCTACCATGTTCATTAATTATCAGAAAGCATACTGAAGATTACTAGAAAGACTTTAGAGTATGCAActtaagaaattaagaaaatcctAGTGGAGTGGATTATAGAGGTACCAAAGCCAAACAAAGAggataaggaaaagaaaacctcCAGAGAGCCTGGTTGCATTCAATTGAAAGAGCTTCAAGCTCCTTAAACTTGTGCCCAATTGTCGTGTCAACATCCCAAGACTTCTCCTCCCAACCATTCCTTGCAACCTCAGCCTCCGTGATATCTCTCTCAACTGCCTGCAACTCCCTCTTCATCCTCTCTGCATCTCTTGCATTAAACGTCTGCAACTCAACCCTCTTCTTCAGCTCTTCATTCTCCTCGCAAATTCTATTATTCTCTTCAACCTTCACCCCCAActccttctccttctcatcCAAAATCTTCTCCACAGATGCAATCCTTCCTGAAAATTCTGCAATTATTGCATGAAATTTCTTCACATCCTCCTCCAACACCCCCCTCTCCTTCTCCACAACCTCCTTAGCCGAAGGCCCCGACCTCAATTCCTCCAACCTCCCCTCCCTCTCTGCCACCTCCTTCTCCAATGCCTTCACACCTTTCGCCACTGCGTCCCTCTCCCTTTCCAACTTCCCCATAAACTCCCTACCCACCGCCTCCATCCCATCATCATCCCCGCGAATATAATGCAAGTAACTATCCAATGCATACACAAAAGTATTGTCAAAATACTCCAAATTCGACACAAGATGGTCATTATACAATGCGATTTGAGCCAACCAATGCATTACGCCTAAAAGGGAAGGCCAAACAGGCGGGGTTCCGGGGGCTTTGAGAGCGGACTTGTTGAGCTTGATCGGGCAATTGAGATGCTTGAGGAGGATAGGAAGATCGTCTTCAAGTTTGGTTGTGGGGAAATCGAGTTGGGAGATGAGGAATTTTAGGGTTTCGGAAATGTCTTTGGCGGAGGGGAGAGGGGGTTTGAGGGGGAGAGGAGAGGAATGGGAGGCGAGAAAGGAGTTGATGGTGCGGATGGCGGAGAGTTGGTAGGACCGGTTGGTGAGGGCATCGCCGGCGGAGGAGCGGTTGATTCCAAGGGAGGAAGGGTGGCTGCTGGCGAAACTAGCGTCAGAGTTGCGGCTGAATTGGCGGTGGTGGTCGACGGAGGGAGGTGGTGGCGGCGGTGGGTGGATAGAGTCCTTCGGACGGCGGCGGCCGGTGGCTTTCATCCCCGGCTGTGATGGGCGTCTCTCTCTCTTCTGAGTTCTTGTGAATTCTGAATCTCTCTTTCCCGCCTATGGGCTACTGGGAAAATGACActgctttttaaattttatttttgaaaacattttttttaaatgaattatttttaaaaatattaagatattatttcgtattttaataatataaaatattttcaccgaaaggaaaaaacaaatcaaattacCGAAAAAACACTGTTGACTGATCAAGGACGGGCGGGCAGCAAAGTATTGATGAACTTCAACAGGTTAGAAGGATGAAAGGTGCTGATTGTGTATTAGTTCAATTcttctttaaatctattttccaTACATCTTGATTAACCTCTAAGTAATTGCATACTCAGATTATGCAGTCAAAAGCAATTTCATATTGATCCAGCCTGCATACGTGAGGTTCAGGAGATCTCTCTTTCAAGTCAGTTCCAACATAAGCACATTGTTCAATATTATGGCACATTCAAggtatttttcaaatttttcttgtTGGATTGGCTTCTTGTTATGTACCACTCTTGGAATCAGGGCTACCGTTTGCAAATTTGCATTTTTTGTGGCaatcttagatttttttttcccttttttttgtgTGTATATTCATGAAATCCTGTCAATTTCATACCTGAATCTTTGGGAGAATATatcgatatatatatatataaaaaacccTACATAATGCTGCATGCAAGACACAAATTTAGGAACTTGATCTGGGTCTTGTAGAGTTGTTGCATGAGTCCTCTGGCATCTTTGTACCTCAGAGGACTTAACTCGCTGCTAGTGCTGGGTTGGGCCTAATTTATAGGGAAGAAACATTGGTGGAGGCAGTTGATAAAGCCCAGAGTTGACGGCTGTTAACACTGGTGAAGAGGACGGGAAAATTTTTAGCTTTGAAGAGTTACCTCATTCTCTTAACTACATCTGTGCTCAAGTGGCAGATTACTAGTCCTAATATTCCTCAGAATGCTCCTGGCTTTAGGAAGAAGACATGAATTATGGCATCAATTTGGGCATACGTCCCTCCTCTGCAGTAAATCTAGAGTGCCAACTAAAACTTGGGACTGATAATTTGTTGCTCTCACTTGGGAACCCCCATGCAGTAACATTAGTTAGGTCTTTTCCTCATAGAATAACCATGAAAGTCTTTGTGCTTATTAGTATAATGGCTACTCTAGTGAAGGCCCAATGTTCAAGAGGACTTAGAAAGGATCTTAATGTTATGGGATTCAAAATCCTTAGAAGGCATGAATCTTTGGTGGTATCTGTCTTAAGTTCAATTAAAATTCGATTGAAACTTATCTGGAAGATCCGTAGGTGTTTGAGGTTTTGGACCAAATCAATTGCAGCTTAGGGAGAAGCTGAGTAACTGCTCAGGGTAGCTTTTGATTTGGTGCACTGAGGAGAGTTCAATGTTATTGGGTCTTTTAGGGAAAAGCTATTTTGTCTAGAATTCCCAGTAGCGTGAATGACACTGATGAGCTAATCAAAAGTTGTGGCTTAGTTGATTCATCTCTTAGAGTGAGGCCTTTCCATGGTCAAACAAGCAAGAAACCCCAGTTTGAAGAGGTTTGGTAGGTTCTTGATCTCAACAGAGTGCAACATCATTCAAGAATCTTACCTAGGCTAGTATTTGATTATGGTTCCATGATATGGAGGTTAACTAATTAGATGATTCTCACCctcttttcttttgaaaatatgtggttgctGCACCCAAAATTTGGTGATATTATTATGGATGTTGCATGAGATTCAGGTCTCAGTATGGGAATGATAGATTTATTGTGTAGCCTTAAGTCAATCAAAGCTTTCTTTGAAATATTGAAGAAAGAAACTTTTGATATTTCTGGCAAGAGGAACACTGTGATAATCACACTTGAAGGAATGGGTCATATGATGGAAGAACTTTGATATCTTagaatgaaaaggaaaataaggtTGGAGGAATTATGGGAGGGAAGAGCTAGAGACAAGAGTCTAGGTTGAAATGGGTCAGGGAGGGTAATTGCTACTCAAAATTGTTTCACTGGGTGGATAAATTATGGCAGGTAGAAGAAGCTAGAAAGGAATGCCTGGGTATTTGAAGATAGGAAGAGTTAGTCTACTGAATTTCAGGAGAATTACTATGGATATTAGTTACCAAGAATTTATCAGAATTCCCTTCAACATCAGTTACGTTCCCAATTGGAATAGTAGTGAGCTGCTTTGACAGTTGGTGTTTTGAAGCTTAATTTTGCTGATGTTCCTTGGAAATTGGGATTGGATGGCTATTGGCAATCTAATATAGGATCACAGGCAAGTTTATTCAAGGTTCTCAAAGAAAGCTGGTTTTGGGCTGACTATTGAAGCAAAAATTTCTTGCTCTAATGGTGGAGGTGGATTAACTAATAGTTTTATCTTGGGTGGCTAGTAGTCGGAGAGTGTTGTGCGAGATACAATCATTGGGTGCTGAGGATCATGCAATTTGATAGTTGTGTTCTCTTTTCCCTGGAAGCCTAGATCCTTGAATTAGAAAGGCTATTAGTTGGCCAAAAATGGATCCTGTTCTTGGTTGGTTTAACTGGGGATATCATGCCCCGTGTTTTGGTGGTTAATTTCCTTAAGGTTGGGCAGCGAAAGGCTCTCTGGTGTGCGGACTTCTGTATTTGTCTTTTTATAAGCCTGTGCAATTTTTTTGATGGATTTGTTTTGCTTGTTCCTTTTTACAAATTCTttgtatattttcttaatttcttcataactaaaaataaacagtactaaAGCTCTGTTTAGATTGACTTTTTGGAAGCAAAAAGATCCTTTTTAAGTCTAATAAGATCTTCAATATGTGTTTTTGGCTTCACTGAAGTACTTCTAACCTTAAAAGGAGTTCAACACATACGTATGGGCAAGCTGTTTTTCAGTTTATGTgggaaattgttttatgtttagTGAAATCACACCAATGCCAAGATTGCCCCTTTAAAATAATGGTTTTAGCTTTAGCTTCAGTTCCTCACCAAAGTTAAAGGCAAAATAATATCCTCAAACAAGACCTAAATCTGAGGCCACAGCAGCACTGTTGCAATCTTCATGAGGTTGACTGAGTACATGTCTCTGTTAGAGAGTTAATAGGGATTCTGAGTCTATGTTGAGTAACCAAGGTTTTGCTTTTAGAgttgttattattttcaatcatatttttgGATGTTAatcacaaaattttatttcagagGCTATAGAAGGATTGCCCTGACTGGATGACTCTTAAAGTGGCATGTTCTGTTTTAGCTGCTTGATGAGAACTAAACCTTAGACTAAAATTCATGAGGGGGTCTCTTGAGCTTCCCATCTGTTATTTTTCAAGTTCACTTTTTCCTCTAAAGAACCTTTTTTTAATCTCTCATCTACTTATCGTATCAGCTATTTTATCATGGTATTTGGCCTTATTGTTGTTTCAAGCTATGTTCTTGCCTTGTAGGTCTGCTTCTGAATGCATGTTTCTAAACATTCATGCATCATATGCATCTTTTATTTCCCTCGCAGGCTGTCTAATTGACAGTCTAAATACTCAGTAGTTACATTTTTCTGTTCTTTGGGGTGAATtagtatttttcatgtttttgttgTTGTCTGTTCCTTTATGATCTGGTTCTGGTACTGCATCAAGAGGATTGGAGttcatgtcatattttttttcttgcttacTCACAAAATGTCTTGCCATTCCAGGACAAGACCAAACTTTATATCTTTCTTGAGCTTGCAACTGGAGGTTCACTTTTAAATCTCTATCAAAAGCATAAACTGTCAGACTCCCAAGCCTCTAAATACACAAGGCAGATTGTGAAAGGTTTGAAATATCTACATGAGCATAATGTAGTTCACAGGTGATTCAAATGATCTTACTACTACATTTTTTGGTTATATTGCTTGTGctttatttgtttatacctTGCTCTATCCACATGCCATTACTGCTTGAAACATGTGCTGATTATTTCAATTATCTGCCTTTGCTACCAAGAGAATTGCATATGCATAAACTAAATGGCCTTCTTACTCAGGGAAAATTGGTTCACTCTGTTGAGAAAGTTCttcagtttttattttattattttatttttgtttttatcttctTGAAACCTTCAATATTATTTGGATTGCACCGGTTAGCCCACTTACTGAATTCTGTGATTACAGACTGCTTGGTGAAGTGAAAAGTTCAACACTCCCACCTGCCCTCTtccaggaaaagaaaaatggaaaaaccaaaaacaaaaagaagagtcAGGAGCATGGATGTTAAACATGGTCATTGTCTGATAACTAAGATGAAACTACCCAAAGCCTTGGTATAGATATAGATATCCCCAATTTTCTGTGTACCTTACATTGTGTCTTCACATGTGGGGTTTACGTTGTTTGTTTTGAGATTATTGTGTATCTTAATAGTTTAATCCTTTCATAAAACTCCATGTAAGTTATGATATGAGGTGTGGTCCATTTCCATTTGACTTCATGCAATTAGCTGTATTATATATCACTTTGTATATTCTGCCTCAGTGCTTGATCTTgctataatataattttttttttcttttttcttttttcttttttcttttttaatttgtaagtcaaaattttctttaaaagcaaCATATAAGAAAACATACATAATAATGATtcaactttctctctctctctgattcACTTGATTTGAGTGTCTCTTCAGGAGAGTTTTTGGGTCATGATTACAGAATGGAAACCTGAAAATTGAAAGAATCCTAATGCAAAAGCCATTTACAATGCtacaaactctctctctctctctctctctctctctctctctcatatgaTTGAGATGGTAAATGGCATAACTAGCAAGGCTAGAACCATGGAGGGATGTGATCATGGGACTCAGAAGTACCACCAGTAGGTCATAAGGGAAATTAGGCTTATTGATTTGGTCATGCGCAACAAAGGCCAATAATTGCATTGTTAAGAAGAGATGGGTGGACATTGGGAATCAATTGAGGTTACTTCAGGAAATTAGACATTTGGAATGACAGTTGAAGCCACAATGTTGTACATTTACTTACACATAAATTGTTTCTGTTGTAAGACTAATAGGTTCTGTATCATCTTCGAGGGATATCTGGTGGATGTAAATGGAACCGTGAAACTTGTGGATTTTGGATTGGCAAAGGTTAGTTTCTATTTACTAGAGTTATCTCTCTATTGTTTCAAAATGCTAGACTtctaaatattatatttctgGTTGTATATCTTTTCAGTTTTGCAAATTGAACgacataaaatcttttaaagggACTGCATTCCGGATGGCCCCTGAGGTATCTTCCTCTCTTTCATTCCTTCATTTCTTAAACAaatcatgtttggttttgaatTGAGAACTATATTTTATGGAACTGTACTCGGTAGAATCTTCTTATACCATGAAGAAGCATGCATGCTTAAAATGTAGGCTCTGAAACCCTTGCCTTTTAGCAGGTGGTTGCGTCAGAAAAGGAAATGACATGATTGAATTGGGTTATTGAATAGCTCGATTATTGGACTGGAGCTATCCCAACTAACAAATTGATAAGTTGTTGTTTTCCCAAATTGTTGCTCTTTCTAAGATTTTATCCTACAAGGCATTTAGTCCATGCCATGTCTTATTACCAATGCATTTTGATTTAGCATCAGTCATTAGTATCTTTCTGTACAACTGCCAATATACTGACACTAATAGATGCATGGAACCACTGAGTGCTCAATTGATGAGGATTTTCCATTCAAATCTGAGAATTTAGGCATCAAGCTACCTTTTTCCATTAACTCTCTCTACTTCTAAGGGTGGTTAAACCCTTGCTTCATTATTTGGTAACAAAAATTAGTACATCACCAGAAGATTGGTAGGGGGATCCTACAGTTAGGGATGCAATGAAGTGGATTGGAACTGAGTGACCCATCCTTCTTCCTGAGAACCCGATTTAGTACATTTCATTCCAAAGCTGCTCCATTGGGACAAATTCTTTAACTTTCTGGACTGCAGGTTTGTGAAGAGATGTTAAAGCCCTGGctaaaaatgaaatagtggtgtctgttttataaaacaaaatatggtcACCAGCAATCTACATTTTAGCTCGATATTGCCCTTCTGAAATAAATTTCTGACTCTTTGCCCCTGAGAATGAATTGTGGTTTTGCAACCGCCCAGATCTGTGGATTTGAATCAGTTTTTACTTTGAAATCATGCTCAAACACCCTCGTCTTACAACTGtgtttatttataaatcctGCACCAGTTGGGAGTAGAACTCTTAAATCCCTGTTCTAAATCATGTCCAAACATGTTATAAGTCTTTGTGTTAACcatatttgaaagttttttacCAAGGACATTTGTCATTATATTATGTGGCACTGGCACAGGATGCTCCAAGCATTATGGTTTCTTATAAGTGttgattttacaaataatttgtGCCACTGTAGGTCATTAATGAGGACAAACAAGAGAACGATGGTTATGGGTTTGCAGCTGATATATGGAGCCTCGGGTGCACTGTATTAGAGATGTTAACTCGGCAACATCCATATCCCAAATTGGAGCCGGTATGTATAAGCTtcaatggaaacaaataatcattccaacaTTACATTCTTATAATGCATCCAAACATAAGAATTAGAATCACCAAATCTATTTCTATTCAAGAAGATATAGGAATGAAAACaaagtttttattcttattCCTCATTCCCATATACTAAACATGGCTTGAGGGCAATGGACTGATTTCAATGGTATGTATACTTGTCTTAAATATTTGGTATTAGCAACTTGCCCTATGGTAAAAGTGTGGTTTGGGTTGAGAATGGTATAAAGATGAGCCTAGGGTTGTCAATGGAGCCTGCAAATAGCTGTTGGATTTGAAGGTTGAATAGGAATTTGCACAAGAAGGTTTTGGGAggtgagaaaatgaaaatggatgTTGGTGGAACTGAGAGTATGAATGTCTTATGTACTAAATTTAGTAACACTCTTTCAAAATAtacaatataaaattaagaaaataaaatttaattcaatatctGTAAAACAGTATTGGGAGACCGCATATTGGACGTTGTTTTCATAATCTTGTGTTTGTCCTAAGTCTTAACTCTTAATaggaaaaaacatgtttttgatGGAGTATATTCCCTGCAATGAGGTGTACTTGTCCTTAACCTCCTTTCAAAGTCGAATCAAAAAACAATGTTAGGAATCAAAATCGAATCAAAAAGAGGGAAGTGAGGGTTTAGATATTATCTTGTCCGAGACCATCCAaccttgattatatataaaattaattttaaaaaataattttattgatttttttctattatcatttttaacacataaaatattaaaaaattattttttaaataaaataagttatagaaactataatattttacttatttataaaatatatttatttttaatataatttaaaaattctaaaattattaattttttttaaataaagaaaatacaatgAGTATGGTGGCCATGAAAATTACTTTGTATAAATGTGATAGGATTGATATGGGTAACTCATCGTCAACCCAACTAATCATCATCcttacaattaaaattttacgtAAAGGAAGGGTACAattggtatttttatttattataaagaaAGTAACTGAAATGGCTTTTGAAACCCGATGATATCCAATTGGAGATAAATTCCCAACTTCAAAATTagtaaagttaatttttttttcttgaacaaATTTAGGAACTTTATGAATGTCACGTTGTTGCAAGTGTttatactataaaaatattcttaaataattttattggtaaacatttttaggaataattaaattatttttaataaaaaatcttgaAGTAATAACATAATACAtcgaatattaattttttaaatatatttatgtaaaTTATATATACTTATTTCCATCCATTGAAGAAATTCCAATGTTAGTGGATGggtgaaaaaaatatgaacaataaaaaaagaaaaaaagttgatAATAACAATTGCATAACTAAAAAAGTATTTGCAATTTAGAATCAATCATTTGATGGTTAATTTTTGAAAGATATTAGAAAGattagttttgaagattattgtgacttatttttcaattatatttgtAGGTATTCTACTTCGTagtttccttttaaaaaatgataataataataataattttctcttattttaatatctttGGTACAAaacaataatttgatttttctcttatttttatttctttgatacaaaacaatattatagtTTATATTTGGACCACCAAAATGCaatatgatttagaaaaaggtaaaaagttttttttataaattaaatttgtattatatttatcaacATTGTAAGTTCTAAATTTGTtatacttcaaatatttttcttaaaaatgtaaTATATTGATCATAAGAAATCAAGATTAAAAAACCtgagaaatcaaatatttttcttaaatatttgttggtgacaaaaaaaaacaaaagaaattaaaaattaataatagaaaaatgtgttttgtattattttatatgaaataactACCATTCATTAGCGCTAGTTCCATTAAATGCTTTATT comes from the Vitis vinifera cultivar Pinot Noir 40024 chromosome 12, ASM3070453v1 genome and includes:
- the LOC104881012 gene encoding mitogen-activated protein kinase kinase kinase 1 isoform X1; this translates as MNFNRLCSQKQFHIDPACIREVQEISLSSQFQHKHIVQYYGTFKGYLVDVNGTVKLVDFGLAKFCKLNDIKSFKGTAFRMAPEVINEDKQENDGYGFAADIWSLGCTVLEMLTRQHPYPKLEPVCISFNGNK
- the LOC104881012 gene encoding mitogen-activated protein kinase kinase kinase 1 isoform X2, with amino-acid sequence MNFNRLCSQKQFHIDPACIREVQEISLSSQFQHKHIVQYYGTFKDKTKLYIFLELATGGSLLNLYQKHKLSDSQASKYTRQIVKGLKYLHEHNVVHRLLGEVKSSTLPPALFQEKKNGKTKNKKKSQEHGC